The following coding sequences lie in one Euhalothece natronophila Z-M001 genomic window:
- the ftsH3 gene encoding ATP-dependent zinc metalloprotease FtsH3 produces the protein MNNNNNNKKWRNAGLYALLAIVVIALATAFLDQEPQTQATWRYSEFINRVENGNVEKVKLNSDRSEAIATAQDGQQVQVNLPNDPQLIDILTENNVDISVQPESDDGFLFRALSSLFFPILLLVGLFFLLRRAQGGPGSQAMNFGKSKAKVQMEPQTNVTFSDVAGIEQAKLELTELVDFLKNADRFTDVGAKIPKGALLVGPPGTGKTLLARAVAGEAGVPFFSISGSEFVEMFVGVGASRVRDLFEQAKSNAPCIIFIDEIDAVGRQRGAGLGGGNDEREQTLNQLLTEMDGFESNTGIIIIAATNRPDVLDQALMRPGRFDRQIVVDRPDYAGRLEIMQVHARGKTLAKDVDLEKIARRTPGFTGADLENLLNEAAILAARRNLTEISMDEVNDAIDRVLAGPEKKDRVMSEQRKALVAYHEAGHALVGALMPDYDPVQKISIIPRGAAGGLTWFTPSEERLDSGLYSRSYLQNQMAVALGGRIAEEIIFGEEEVTTGASNDLQQVARVARQMVTSLGMSDRLGPVALGRQNGNVFMGRDIASDRDYSDETASAIDEEVRNLVEQAYRRCKDVLVSNRHILDELAQALVERETVDAEELQRMLNENEVKMAAIA, from the coding sequence GTGAATAACAATAATAATAATAAAAAATGGCGTAATGCGGGATTATATGCCCTGCTAGCCATCGTTGTCATTGCTTTGGCAACAGCATTTTTAGATCAAGAGCCACAAACCCAAGCAACATGGCGTTATAGTGAATTTATAAATCGGGTAGAAAATGGCAATGTGGAAAAAGTTAAGCTAAACAGCGATCGTTCCGAAGCAATTGCCACTGCACAGGATGGACAACAAGTGCAGGTCAATCTTCCCAATGATCCGCAATTAATTGATATTTTAACGGAAAATAATGTGGATATTTCCGTGCAGCCAGAAAGTGATGATGGCTTCTTATTCCGTGCTCTCAGCAGCCTCTTTTTCCCAATTCTTCTCCTAGTGGGATTATTCTTTCTCCTACGTCGGGCGCAGGGTGGCCCTGGTTCTCAAGCCATGAACTTTGGTAAGTCCAAAGCGAAAGTGCAAATGGAACCGCAAACCAATGTCACATTTAGTGATGTGGCTGGTATTGAACAAGCTAAATTAGAGTTAACAGAATTAGTTGACTTCTTAAAAAATGCTGATCGCTTCACCGATGTGGGAGCAAAAATCCCGAAAGGCGCATTATTAGTGGGACCACCTGGAACAGGTAAAACCCTTTTAGCCCGCGCTGTAGCAGGAGAAGCGGGTGTTCCCTTCTTCTCAATTTCAGGTTCAGAATTTGTCGAAATGTTTGTCGGCGTTGGGGCTTCTCGTGTTCGCGATTTATTTGAACAAGCTAAATCTAATGCCCCCTGTATCATCTTCATTGATGAAATTGATGCCGTTGGTCGTCAGCGTGGTGCTGGCTTAGGCGGCGGTAACGACGAACGGGAACAAACCCTCAACCAGTTGCTAACAGAAATGGATGGCTTTGAAAGCAATACTGGTATTATCATTATTGCCGCCACTAACCGTCCTGATGTGTTAGACCAAGCGTTAATGCGTCCGGGTCGTTTTGACCGTCAAATTGTGGTGGATCGCCCAGACTATGCTGGACGTTTGGAAATTATGCAAGTTCACGCCCGTGGCAAAACCTTAGCCAAGGATGTGGATTTAGAGAAAATTGCTCGTCGTACTCCTGGTTTTACTGGGGCAGATTTAGAAAACTTGCTTAATGAAGCCGCAATTTTAGCCGCCCGACGTAACTTAACTGAAATCTCCATGGACGAGGTAAATGATGCGATTGATCGCGTTCTTGCCGGCCCTGAGAAGAAAGATCGGGTAATGAGTGAGCAACGAAAAGCGTTGGTTGCTTACCACGAAGCGGGTCATGCCTTAGTGGGTGCCTTAATGCCAGACTATGATCCTGTGCAGAAAATCAGCATTATTCCTCGTGGCGCTGCTGGTGGTTTAACTTGGTTTACCCCTAGTGAGGAACGGTTAGATTCAGGGCTTTATTCCCGTTCTTATCTCCAAAACCAAATGGCAGTGGCGCTAGGTGGTCGCATTGCTGAAGAAATCATCTTCGGTGAAGAAGAAGTCACAACTGGTGCTTCCAATGACTTACAGCAAGTGGCACGAGTTGCCCGTCAAATGGTTACCAGTCTCGGAATGAGTGACCGACTTGGCCCAGTAGCGTTAGGTCGTCAAAATGGTAACGTGTTTATGGGACGGGATATTGCCTCCGATCGCGATTATTCTGATGAAACTGCCTCCGCTATTGATGAGGAAGTTCGCAATTTAGTAGAACAAGCCTATCGTCGCTGTAAAGATGTGTTAGTGTCTAACCGTCATATCTTAGATGAGTTGGCACAGGCTCTTGTTGAGCGAGAAACCGTTGATGCAGAAGAGTTACAACGGATGCTCAATGAAAATGAAGTGAAAATGGCAGCGATCGCGTAG
- a CDS encoding YcjF family protein — protein MNQPDQNSSQKSNNQSWIQAIFSVWQNTSNRFQSLLPFQKATDQVKQWFTVSEEEVADILTKVREELPTTEVILAGKPQSGKSSIVRGLTGVSEEIIGQGFRPHTQHTERYPYPSEELPLVIFTDTIGLGDIQENTPQIIEELETSLDASTDHRARILILTVKINDFATDTLQKTAQALRKKYPSVPILLTVTCLHEVYPPEIENHPDYPPSFPTIERPFEKIKETFSGLYDRAVLIDFTLEEDGYTPVFYGIEALRDGLGELLPEAEAKAMYELLDTSMGDQLGSLYRDVGRRYILAFSIIAGTVAAVPLPFATMPVLTTLQVSLVGILGKLYGQPLSFSQAGGVVSAIAGGFFAQLVGRELIKFIPGLGSAIAASWAAAYTWALGEGACVYFGDLMGGKKPDPEKIQGVMQEAFAEAKERFKKK, from the coding sequence ATGAATCAACCAGATCAAAATTCATCTCAAAAGTCTAATAATCAATCTTGGATTCAGGCAATTTTCTCAGTTTGGCAAAATACGAGCAATCGGTTCCAATCCCTTCTCCCTTTTCAAAAAGCCACAGATCAAGTCAAGCAGTGGTTTACAGTTTCTGAAGAAGAAGTTGCCGACATTTTAACGAAAGTTCGGGAAGAGTTACCAACAACAGAAGTAATTTTAGCGGGAAAGCCTCAATCGGGAAAAAGTTCAATTGTTCGGGGATTAACTGGGGTTTCTGAAGAAATTATTGGGCAAGGATTTCGTCCTCATACGCAGCATACAGAACGTTATCCCTACCCCTCAGAAGAGTTACCATTAGTAATTTTTACTGATACAATTGGCTTAGGAGATATTCAAGAAAATACCCCACAAATTATTGAAGAATTAGAAACCAGTTTAGATGCAAGTACCGATCATCGCGCTCGGATTTTAATTTTAACTGTAAAAATTAATGATTTTGCTACAGATACGTTACAAAAAACAGCGCAGGCATTACGAAAAAAATATCCGAGCGTTCCAATTTTATTAACGGTTACTTGTTTACATGAAGTGTATCCCCCAGAGATAGAAAATCATCCTGACTATCCCCCCTCTTTTCCAACAATTGAACGTCCTTTTGAAAAAATTAAAGAAACCTTTTCGGGGTTATACGATCGCGCTGTTTTAATTGATTTTACCTTAGAAGAAGATGGCTATACCCCAGTTTTTTATGGTATAGAAGCCCTCCGTGATGGTTTAGGGGAATTACTTCCTGAGGCGGAAGCAAAAGCCATGTATGAGTTATTAGATACCTCAATGGGCGATCAATTAGGGAGTCTCTATCGGGATGTGGGAAGACGCTATATTTTAGCTTTCTCTATTATTGCAGGAACAGTGGCAGCAGTCCCTCTCCCTTTTGCAACCATGCCCGTTTTAACCACCTTGCAAGTATCTTTAGTAGGCATCTTAGGAAAACTTTATGGACAACCCTTATCTTTTTCCCAAGCTGGTGGTGTGGTAAGTGCCATTGCAGGGGGATTTTTTGCTCAATTAGTGGGACGAGAATTAATTAAATTTATTCCAGGATTAGGCAGCGCGATCGCGGCTTCTTGGGCTGCTGCTTACACTTGGGCTTTAGGGGAAGGGGCTTGTGTTTATTTTGGCGATTTAATGGGCGGTAAAAAGCCTGATCCTGAGAAAATTCAGGGAGTTATGCAGGAGGCCTTTGCCGAAGCAAAAGAACGGTTCAAAAAGAAATAA
- a CDS encoding glycerol-3-phosphate acyltransferase, whose protein sequence is MTLTQLWGALLIFVICPILGAVPLIQWLTLFLTGKNLNQLGTGNISVSAAFYHGGKLAGILAVLSEAGKGIAAVLLARSFFSEDPVWEIVALIAVVIGRYWVAKGAGTTNVTWGMVVHDPIAAGLIFLIGGISFTILRDRASGRNGILILMPLILGLLHIDDPPRIISAIALSLIIFAIYNKIPDDLNLPSNESKANSMFKFFRGDRAVLSLDQPLKAKKVGQKAATLSQLKRWGYPVPFGWVLPAGDDFQPLVELAAPDENNPLIVRSSAVGEDTEDTSAAGQYQSISHITSEEALRDGILQCQASYNNPTAAQYRRQQQQEELAMAVLVQQQIQGVFSGVAFSRDPVKQMDDAVLVEALPGEPTQVVSGQKTPQQYRVIYQDSSPQVEGDGDIPEWLLQEIAHLTRELERRFYDFPQDIEWTYDGQQLWILQTRPITNLQPIWTRKIAAEVIPGLIRPLTWSINRPLTCGVWGQLFTIVLGDRAKGLKFNETATLHYSRAYFNATLLGKIFRRMGLPAESLEFLTRGAKFTRPSLLSTLRNIPGLCRLGWRELRLSKDFAIDEESLFTPTLQDLQHKSAKQLSPQELLTRIEMILNTLQAATYYNILAPLSFSLRKSLLKVPDEALNYNCLPEVASTQELAKIAKDARNLIPVQEVESQSAPSLFATLAESPDGESILDQFQDWLNQYGYLSETATDIAVPRWLEDPRSARSLFAQFFFNQQPETTNNQINSNHNWRTRTLQRRLELKARTAEVYNQLLAHLRWSVLALEQIWLKTGLLKEPEDIFFLTLSEIRKIATEDDPQLRAEIAQYIENRRLYFAEDQKLPNVPYVVYGRPPQRDQIISSQQLSSQQRWQGIGASTGQAIGRIQIITDISQSNNATIDEKTIVVVPYTDAGWGVLLARAGGLISEVGGRLSHGAIIAREYNLPAVMDIPNATQIFRNNQLVKIDGQTGVIELLE, encoded by the coding sequence ATGACTCTCACACAACTTTGGGGGGCCTTACTCATTTTTGTTATTTGCCCCATTTTAGGCGCAGTCCCTTTAATTCAGTGGCTAACCCTTTTTTTGACAGGAAAAAACTTAAACCAACTAGGAACGGGGAATATCTCCGTCTCAGCAGCGTTTTATCATGGGGGAAAACTGGCTGGAATTTTAGCAGTCCTCTCGGAGGCAGGAAAAGGGATTGCTGCTGTTTTGTTAGCAAGGTCATTTTTTTCCGAGGATCCTGTGTGGGAAATCGTGGCTTTAATTGCTGTAGTGATTGGACGATATTGGGTGGCAAAAGGTGCTGGAACCACGAATGTAACTTGGGGAATGGTGGTTCATGATCCCATTGCAGCAGGATTAATTTTCTTAATTGGGGGAATTAGTTTTACGATCTTGCGCGATCGCGCTTCTGGCCGTAATGGTATCTTAATTTTAATGCCCTTAATTCTCGGGTTACTTCATATTGATGATCCGCCTAGAATTATTAGTGCCATTGCCCTCTCCCTAATCATTTTCGCCATTTATAATAAAATTCCAGATGACCTTAATTTACCCAGCAATGAGAGTAAGGCTAACTCTATGTTTAAATTTTTTCGCGGCGATCGCGCGGTTCTTTCCTTAGATCAACCTCTGAAGGCAAAAAAAGTCGGACAAAAAGCTGCCACACTCTCCCAACTCAAACGCTGGGGATATCCTGTTCCTTTTGGTTGGGTTCTCCCTGCAGGGGATGACTTTCAACCCTTAGTAGAATTAGCCGCTCCAGATGAAAATAACCCCTTAATTGTTCGCTCCTCTGCCGTAGGAGAAGATACTGAAGACACCTCTGCGGCCGGACAATACCAAAGTATTTCTCATATTACCAGCGAGGAAGCCCTCCGTGATGGCATTTTACAATGTCAGGCTTCTTATAACAATCCTACGGCCGCTCAATATCGTCGCCAACAACAACAAGAAGAGTTGGCAATGGCGGTATTAGTGCAACAACAAATTCAAGGAGTCTTTTCAGGGGTTGCCTTTAGTCGCGATCCCGTGAAACAAATGGACGATGCCGTGTTAGTTGAAGCACTCCCCGGTGAACCAACGCAAGTAGTTTCTGGACAAAAAACCCCGCAACAATATCGCGTCATTTACCAAGATTCCTCACCACAAGTGGAAGGAGACGGCGACATTCCCGAATGGCTATTACAAGAGATCGCCCACTTAACCCGAGAATTAGAGAGACGGTTTTATGACTTTCCCCAAGATATTGAATGGACTTATGATGGACAACAACTATGGATTTTACAAACGCGTCCTATTACCAATTTACAGCCCATCTGGACGAGAAAAATTGCCGCAGAAGTAATACCGGGGTTAATTCGTCCTCTAACATGGTCAATTAATCGTCCTCTCACTTGTGGCGTTTGGGGACAACTCTTTACTATTGTTCTCGGCGATCGCGCTAAAGGGCTAAAATTTAATGAAACGGCAACCCTACACTACAGCCGTGCCTATTTTAATGCCACCCTCTTAGGTAAAATTTTCCGACGCATGGGACTCCCCGCAGAAAGTCTAGAATTTCTTACCAGAGGGGCAAAATTTACCCGTCCTTCCCTGCTTTCCACCCTTCGCAATATTCCAGGCTTATGCCGCTTAGGATGGCGAGAATTACGTTTAAGCAAAGACTTTGCCATTGATGAAGAGTCCTTATTTACGCCCACTCTCCAAGACTTACAACATAAATCTGCCAAGCAGCTATCGCCTCAAGAATTGCTCACTCGCATTGAGATGATTCTCAACACCTTGCAAGCTGCTACCTACTATAATATCCTCGCCCCCCTTAGTTTTTCTCTCCGCAAGAGTCTCTTAAAAGTTCCTGATGAAGCCCTCAACTATAACTGCTTACCCGAAGTGGCTTCTACTCAAGAATTAGCCAAAATTGCGAAAGATGCCAGAAACTTAATTCCCGTGCAGGAAGTAGAGTCTCAAAGCGCACCGTCTTTATTTGCCACCTTAGCTGAATCTCCCGATGGAGAAAGCATTTTAGATCAATTTCAAGATTGGTTAAATCAGTATGGTTATCTCAGTGAAACTGCCACGGATATTGCGGTTCCCCGTTGGTTGGAAGATCCTCGTTCAGCGCGATCACTATTTGCCCAATTTTTCTTTAATCAACAACCTGAAACCACCAACAACCAGATCAACAGTAATCATAATTGGCGTACCCGCACCCTACAAAGACGATTAGAATTAAAAGCCCGAACTGCAGAAGTTTATAACCAGTTACTTGCCCATCTAAGATGGAGTGTTCTCGCCTTAGAACAGATTTGGCTAAAAACAGGATTATTAAAAGAACCAGAAGACATCTTTTTCTTAACACTTTCCGAAATCCGTAAAATTGCTACTGAGGATGATCCCCAACTGCGAGCAGAAATTGCTCAATATATTGAAAATCGTCGCCTTTATTTTGCGGAAGATCAAAAGTTACCCAATGTTCCTTATGTCGTTTATGGTCGTCCTCCCCAGCGCGATCAAATTATTTCTTCACAGCAACTATCATCACAGCAACGCTGGCAAGGCATTGGCGCGAGCACAGGACAAGCGATAGGTCGTATTCAAATTATTACCGATATCTCTCAATCCAATAATGCCACGATTGACGAAAAAACCATTGTTGTTGTTCCCTATACTGATGCGGGTTGGGGGGTTCTTTTAGCTCGTGCCGGCGGGTTAATCTCAGAAGTGGGAGGAAGACTCTCCCATGGCGCAATTATTGCCCGTGAATATAATCTGCCTGCGGTGATGGATATTCCTAATGCCACTCAGATTTTCCGAAACAATCAACTGGTTAAAATTGATGGTCAAACTGGCGTGATTGAGTTGTTAGAATAG
- the lnt gene encoding apolipoprotein N-acyltransferase, with translation MGMGSDPFNAWFLAWIALIPLWIWLINQQKFQIRQLLPPLTFAVGYYGVTIFWITGIHPMTWMGVPWLSSLLIAIFCWLFIIAWGSFFVLLWSLGMIFLTRSLSHPLSRVLLGVALWCTVETLVSHTPLHWPTFALTQSPYNLPILQWLSVSGTTTVTAAIVAVNGLLAEAILINHRQNRSRFLGGLTQVSLGLLVGLHLIGWLLYLQPLETPQENALRVGIIQGNVPNTIKLYPEGWRKALEGYTTGYIGLAEAGAEAILTPETALPFQWEEQVRGNSDFYQAILQKNVPVWLGAFGKKEGRSTNSLYSLNGEAETLARFDKVKLVPLGEYIPFEDILGNVVDRLSPLDSQFAHGSPDQTFITPWGKAAVGICYESAYGEHFRRQVARGGEFILVPSNDDHYSAAMPAQHHALDVMRAIENDRAMVRATNTGYSAIVDPRGNTLWLSDLDEYETHLSTIYRRDTQTLYVRWGNWLNWVLLGLGGVVLVRSKLKSRQN, from the coding sequence ATGGGGATGGGTTCTGATCCCTTTAACGCATGGTTTTTAGCTTGGATTGCCCTAATTCCCTTATGGATTTGGCTTATTAATCAACAGAAATTCCAGATTCGCCAACTTCTACCCCCTTTGACCTTTGCCGTGGGCTATTATGGGGTTACGATATTTTGGATTACTGGCATTCACCCAATGACATGGATGGGCGTTCCATGGCTGAGCAGTCTTCTCATTGCGATTTTCTGTTGGCTTTTTATTATCGCTTGGGGTAGTTTTTTTGTCTTACTTTGGTCACTAGGGATGATATTCTTGACGCGTTCCCTGAGTCATCCCTTATCGCGAGTTCTACTTGGGGTAGCGTTGTGGTGTACTGTGGAAACCCTCGTTAGTCATACCCCCCTGCATTGGCCCACCTTTGCTTTAACCCAAAGCCCTTACAATTTACCGATTTTACAATGGCTTTCTGTTTCTGGAACAACCACTGTTACCGCCGCCATTGTTGCGGTGAATGGATTACTCGCCGAAGCAATTCTCATAAACCATCGCCAAAATCGCTCTCGCTTCCTTGGAGGCTTAACTCAAGTATCCCTTGGCTTACTAGTAGGGTTACATCTTATTGGCTGGTTGCTTTATCTCCAACCCCTAGAAACCCCTCAAGAAAATGCTCTTCGAGTTGGCATTATTCAGGGCAATGTTCCCAATACCATCAAACTGTATCCCGAAGGCTGGCGTAAAGCATTAGAAGGCTATACAACAGGATATATCGGGCTTGCTGAAGCTGGTGCGGAGGCAATACTCACCCCAGAAACGGCGCTTCCCTTTCAATGGGAAGAACAAGTGCGTGGTAATAGTGATTTTTATCAAGCGATTTTACAGAAAAATGTCCCTGTGTGGTTAGGAGCGTTTGGTAAAAAAGAAGGGCGTTCCACCAATAGCCTCTATAGTTTGAATGGAGAGGCAGAAACTCTGGCTCGTTTCGATAAAGTGAAATTAGTTCCCCTCGGAGAGTATATCCCCTTTGAAGACATTTTAGGGAATGTGGTAGATCGTCTCTCTCCTCTTGACTCGCAATTTGCCCATGGTAGCCCAGATCAAACCTTTATCACACCTTGGGGAAAAGCAGCAGTGGGAATTTGCTATGAATCTGCCTATGGAGAACATTTCCGCCGTCAAGTTGCCAGAGGAGGGGAGTTTATTCTTGTTCCCTCCAATGACGATCACTATAGTGCAGCAATGCCAGCCCAACACCATGCCCTTGATGTGATGCGAGCCATTGAAAACGATCGCGCGATGGTTCGAGCTACCAATACAGGCTATTCAGCCATTGTCGATCCCCGTGGCAATACTCTCTGGTTATCAGATCTTGATGAATATGAAACTCATCTCAGCACGATTTATCGGCGCGATACCCAAACTTTATATGTGCGTTGGGGCAATTGGTTAAACTGGGTGTTACTTGGCTTAGGAGGGGTGGTTTTAGTCAGGAGTAAACTGAAAAGCAGACAAAATTAA
- a CDS encoding LabA-like NYN domain-containing protein, with the protein MNCNINRLSIFVDGNNMFYAQQKNGWFFDPRRVLDYFKNEPTISFVNAFWYTGLKDSQDQRGFRDALISLGYTVRTKILKEYYDDVSGRYSQKANLDIEIVIDMFNTVEQYNRVILFSGDGDFERAIELLRSKNTHITVVSTEGMIARELRNATDRYIDLNDIRESIEKID; encoded by the coding sequence ATGAATTGTAATATCAACCGTCTTTCGATTTTTGTGGACGGCAATAATATGTTTTATGCTCAGCAAAAAAATGGCTGGTTTTTTGATCCGAGACGAGTTTTAGACTACTTTAAAAATGAACCGACGATTAGCTTTGTTAATGCGTTTTGGTACACAGGGCTAAAGGACTCCCAAGATCAAAGGGGGTTTCGAGATGCCCTAATTAGCTTAGGCTATACGGTACGCACGAAGATATTAAAGGAATATTATGATGATGTGTCGGGGCGATATTCCCAGAAAGCCAATTTAGATATAGAAATTGTGATTGATATGTTTAATACTGTTGAGCAATATAATCGCGTAATCTTGTTTAGTGGTGATGGGGATTTTGAACGCGCGATCGAGCTTTTACGATCAAAAAATACTCATATTACCGTTGTTTCCACAGAAGGCATGATTGCTCGGGAATTGCGAAATGCCACTGACCGCTATATTGACCTTAATGATATTCGAGAAAGTATTGAAAAGATAGACTAG
- a CDS encoding 2-isopropylmalate synthase, with translation MSKERDRIIIFDTTLRDGEQSPGATLNGDEKLTIARSLYRLGVDVIEAGFPYSSVGDFEAVKSIAETVGTADGPTICALARAREQDIKAAGEAIAPAAKGRIHTFLATSDIHLKYKLKKTREEVLEIIPKMVGYAKTFTDDVEFSAEDAGRSDHEFLYQVVESAIAAGATTINIPDTVGYTTPEEFGALIRGLKENVPNIEQAIISVHGHNDLGLAVANFLSAIQNGARQLECTINGIGERAGNAALEELVMALHVRRQFYNPFLGREPESEEPLTSINTKEIYKTSRLVSNLTGMPIQPNKAIVGANAFAHESGIHQDGVLKNKQTYEIMDAESIGWTSNQIILGKHSGRNAFGSRLRDLGYEFTETELNKAFLRFKDLADKKKVVTDWDLEAIVNDETQHAPDIFGLELVQVSCGDHSRPTATVTIRTPEGEELTDAAIGTGPVDAVYKAINRVVKVPNELIEYSVKSVTAGIDAIGEVTIRLRHDGQVYSGHSANTDVIVASAQAYINALNRLSATLQEGNKLNPQTATVAQS, from the coding sequence ATGAGTAAAGAACGCGATCGAATTATAATATTTGATACCACACTCCGTGATGGCGAACAATCTCCAGGGGCTACTCTCAATGGGGATGAAAAGCTGACCATTGCTCGTTCCTTGTACCGCTTAGGAGTGGATGTCATTGAAGCTGGATTTCCCTATTCCAGTGTTGGGGATTTTGAAGCCGTCAAATCTATTGCTGAAACCGTGGGTACAGCCGATGGCCCCACTATTTGTGCTTTAGCTAGAGCTAGAGAACAAGATATTAAAGCAGCAGGAGAAGCCATTGCACCGGCAGCAAAAGGGCGCATCCATACCTTTTTGGCAACTTCTGATATTCACCTCAAGTATAAACTCAAGAAAACTCGGGAAGAAGTCTTAGAAATTATCCCGAAAATGGTGGGATATGCGAAAACTTTCACCGATGATGTGGAGTTTTCTGCCGAAGATGCGGGACGCTCGGATCATGAATTTTTGTATCAAGTGGTGGAAAGCGCGATCGCTGCAGGGGCAACTACCATTAATATTCCTGATACCGTGGGCTATACCACTCCAGAAGAATTTGGGGCGTTAATTCGTGGCTTAAAAGAAAATGTCCCCAATATTGAACAGGCAATTATCTCTGTTCACGGGCATAATGATCTCGGGTTAGCAGTGGCGAACTTCCTCTCGGCAATTCAAAATGGCGCACGACAACTAGAATGCACCATTAATGGCATTGGTGAACGGGCTGGAAATGCGGCTTTAGAAGAATTAGTGATGGCACTTCATGTCCGCCGTCAATTTTATAATCCCTTCTTAGGACGAGAACCAGAGTCGGAAGAACCGTTAACGAGTATTAACACCAAAGAAATTTATAAAACTTCCCGTTTAGTCTCTAACCTCACTGGAATGCCCATTCAGCCGAATAAAGCAATTGTGGGGGCAAATGCCTTTGCCCATGAATCAGGGATTCACCAAGATGGGGTGCTTAAGAATAAACAGACTTATGAAATTATGGATGCTGAGTCCATTGGTTGGACAAGTAACCAAATTATTCTCGGTAAGCATTCTGGACGTAATGCCTTTGGTAGTCGTTTGCGAGACTTAGGCTATGAGTTTACCGAAACGGAATTAAATAAAGCCTTCTTGCGCTTCAAAGATCTAGCAGATAAGAAAAAAGTTGTCACTGATTGGGATTTAGAAGCCATTGTCAATGATGAAACCCAACACGCTCCTGATATCTTTGGTTTAGAATTAGTACAGGTATCTTGTGGCGATCACTCTCGTCCCACTGCAACGGTTACTATCCGCACCCCAGAGGGCGAAGAATTAACCGATGCTGCCATTGGAACTGGGCCAGTAGATGCGGTGTATAAAGCCATTAATCGGGTGGTGAAAGTTCCTAACGAGTTAATTGAGTATTCGGTGAAGTCCGTAACAGCAGGGATTGATGCCATTGGTGAAGTAACCATTCGCTTGCGCCATGACGGTCAGGTTTATTCTGGTCATTCTGCCAATACTGATGTGATTGTTGCTTCAGCACAAGCCTATATTAATGCCTTGAATCGTCTCTCTGCTACGTTACAAGAAGGCAATAAACTCAATCCTCAAACGGCAACTGTTGCCCAAAGTTAA
- a CDS encoding YciI family protein, with translation MPKYVMWGNYCDNVEEKRAPFRQAHLDGLKAQKEQGVLLTIGPTKDLKKVFALYEATDEKTVRELVENDPYWQNGIWTDYEVKEWIQAF, from the coding sequence ATGCCCAAATATGTGATGTGGGGAAACTACTGCGATAATGTGGAAGAAAAACGCGCCCCTTTTCGTCAAGCCCATTTAGATGGCTTAAAAGCGCAAAAAGAACAAGGAGTGTTATTAACCATTGGCCCCACGAAAGATTTAAAAAAAGTGTTTGCTTTATATGAGGCAACAGATGAAAAAACAGTTCGAGAGTTAGTGGAAAATGATCCCTATTGGCAAAATGGCATTTGGACAGACTACGAAGTTAAAGAATGGATACAGGCGTTTTAA